The genomic stretch ccccccccccccccgggaaagAAAGCACCATCTCCACAGCCACAAGCACGGCACGACGTGCTGGGGCCATCCCTTGGCTCGCATGCCCATAAGGGACGGCTGAGGGCACGTTTGGCTCTGCCGTCGGCTCCACGGGAACGGTTCCCAGCCAGGGAGACGAGCACGTCGGCACGTTCATCTCCCTCCGAGCTGCCGGGACCGGAGCACCCGGGCTGCCAGCCAGGGCACACAAGAGGGAGTGGGGCACGTTGCTCCGGCACAGCCTCGGGGACACCGGCACAGCCTCGGGGACACCGGCACAGCCTCTCCGAGCTGGCCCTGGCGCGATGCTGGGAAGGAGCATTTGCATCCCCCTCTTGGGGAGCAGGTTCTCCTTTCGCTGGTGACCACCCGGGCTTGTTACTGGCAGCGCAATTAATTGCGCAACACGGGAGTTTTTGGTCTATTTGGGGCAACTCTCGTCTCTGGGCCGATGAAGGCAAGGGCTCGGGCTGCAGCCGAGCCAGCCTCCAGCTGGGCAGCGCCGGGAGGGGACCCGGCAGGGGCAGGCAAGCTGCCATCACCCCTCCGCCATTGTGAAACACAGGAATGCACAAGGGCGCGAGCCGCACCGTCGCTAAACACAGCCCAGACGCCATTTCTCAACATGAAGATCCCCCCCTCCGGAGTCTcacccctccccagctgccaggcAAAGGGACCGGAGAATAAAAGAAGGATGGCGAGCGACAGCAGGGCCCTGGCACAGCAGTCCCTCTCCGCCGGCAAATCCCAGATCGAGCCCCCGCTGCTTTAATCCCCACCGATCCCTTCTGGAACGTGCGGGCCGGAGCGGCTGGGAGCGGCGCGCGTCACCGCAGACGAAGAATATCCCTTTGTGTTCGCAGCCTGACCTATTTTCCCATTTCTCCGTCTGCTCCACATTCTCATTTGCTCCCTGACCTGCAGGCGGGTTTTGCCCCAGCTTCTCAAACCCTCTTGGGTGCCCTTTTGTCCCCAGCAGCCTGAGCCCACAGGAGAGGCCGAGCAGAAAGCGCTCCATGCAGCCGTTTTCGGTTTGGTGAGACCAGCCTGGGCTTTGGTTCTGGTCCATAATGGCTCCACAACCCCCATGGAAAGGATCCAGGTGGACCCTTTTCCCAGCAATCAGAGCAGACCACCGCGGGCTCCTGCACACCTAAAGTTGTCACCTCCACTGGGGGACATGGATAGGAACTTACACAGAGTCATGAGCTGGAGGCAGGAATGGCCCGTTTCAGTGCCTGCTggtgcccagcagctctgggggtcTCAGCCATGTCCCCACCatcctggggtgggggaaaggacaCGGTCCTCACCCTGAAACCCTGCGAGGCACAAAGCTGAGACCTTGCACTGgaacctccctccacctggctTCAGAAAGCACAAAGATTTAAGGCTCCCGTTAGATGCCACACGTCCAGGGCAAGATCAAGGCAACAAGACGGAAAGGGTCACTCATGCCATGTCCCCTGCTCACGCCTGGGCTCAGACCTCAGCACCAAGACCTCAGACAGGACCAGCCCTTCAGGGAAACCCTCCTTCTGCTAGCCATGGGGGTCCGCAGAAAGGCCAAACGTGACTGAACTGGTGATACCCCACCACCACACCCCTTCCCTATGGAGCAAGCGGCCAGGGCAGAGATCCCAAGGGATGAGGGGGCAGCAGGACCCAAGCACAGACGAAAGGAAAGGAGCTGCAGTTGAACCTGAGGTTGAACTTTGTTAGACAAGCAGCGTGTTTTTaatatgcccccccccccccccccgcccaagtcCTGGCATCCAAACTGGCCACAGGGGGGGCCggctcccgcctcacccagcaCAGGGATCACATGCCGGGAGGACAGGAAAAAGCTACTTCCATCAACACTTGAATTTATAAGCGGGTCCGGGAGGATTCAGGCAGCCAGGAGCCAAGACAGAAGGTTATTTGTGCACAGCTCAAAGATTCACCGAGCACATGGACAGTGCTACCCTCCTCCGGGTGTTTTCCAGTCTCTGGCCAAAACATCTGCTGATGCTGGGTACATATAATGTCGGTGTGACCGCGGTACGATTATCTCCGCATAACAACAGGCGCTGCTGCCAAAACCCAGAGGACACAGAGGGGTTAACAGCATTCCTGCCCCAGGAGAGGCCCTCGAGCCAGCTGAGCCTGCCTCCCAGAGCggcacacagctcccagccctcgGCACTCACCCCGTTTGGGTGGGAAAGCTAATCCCTTACCCATTCCGAGCGCTGCAAAGAGGTGTCTGGAGCCTAGATCTGGACCAAAACTGCTTAACATCTCTGTCAGCTGGGCAGCTGGTACGCCGGCAGGCAGGGCTGCTTCCCAGAGGGATCTCACCAGGCTGCAGGGAAGCCCCCGAAGTTCAACAGAGGCAAATACAAAGCCCTGCGCCCGGGATGGATGTGCCCCAGAGGTCAGAAAGGAGCTTTTCTGAAAAAGTCTTGCAGCAAGGTCGTGGATGGGTTGAagaggagctggtggaggtggTCGACCACCTCCTGGATGGTGCAAGACCACAGCCAGGTCTGGGGAAGGGACCCCATGCCTCGCCTAGCACCTGCGATAGCACACCCGGGACTTGGTGTCCAGTTTGGGGACCCTGGGACAAGAAAGGCATGGAGACACAGTCAGGGGCTGGAACACATGGTAAGACATAAGAGGGGAAGCTGGTGCTTCTCAGGGAGATCTTCTTGCCATCTCCAGACACCTAACGAGAGAATACAGAGAAGGCAGACCCCGACTTTCCTCACAGCTTCGCATTGAcgggaaaagaagcagcagatgaGCTGCAGCAAAGGGAACTTCTGCTTAGACAGCAGAGACAAACGTCACCCTGAGGGTGACGACACACTGAACCCGGGGCCAGCGAgggtctctgtccttggagacacCCAAATCTCCACTGGACGTGGCCCTGAGCGACCTGGTCCAAGGGATCTGCTCTTAGCAGGGGCTgggctagagacctcctgagaccCCTTCTCCCTTCATCACGCCTGGCATGAAGATACCCCCTCCGTACGTTGCCCCATATCACTGTCTTGCTGCTCGCTAACAAACTGGAAGCACTGGCTTTCTGTTATCAGTCAGATAAAGCGCGGCGCAGACTGCATCGGGATCCCACGGCAGgattgcagaagcagcaggagagaaggaagagaatttCCAGCCCCCTCTTGGCCCCTCTGCGCTCTGCCGAGGAGCCCCCAGTACCTGATTGGGTGGGAAGGGCAGGTCCAGGCTTTCTCCTTCCCGCAGGGGAAGCCACGGCAACGTACAGGGAGCTGCAGGGCTTTTGAAATCCCCCTCCTCTGACACACAAGCATGGCTGCAATAGGCTTCAAACCAAGGCCGCCATCATCCCCGAAACCACACCAGGAGAGAACAAAGCTCCTCACCTCCAGGGCCATAACCGGGGAGAAAGCATCCGGACTCTCCCCGTGGTGTCACCACTGGGCTACGATTTTCCTTCCAGCCTTCACTCCAGGGCACGGCTGCTCCTTGACCCTCACCTGCACGAGGCTGGGAGGTGCTATCCTGGCCCACCCGCCTTTCCCCGGGCACTTTGTCCCACGTGTCCCCTCTGCAGAGGGGCAGCACAAGGCTAAAGAGCCACCGTGGTCCCCAACGGCACCCGGCAGAAGGGACCAGACTCACCAAACCCCTTCCGCTTGGGGAAGCTCCTGCCACCACCCAAGGGGTGGAGGCCAGCTCCAGGCTCCCGGCAgcgggcaggcagggacaggcagcctcTCTGCCGGTACCCAGGGGACGTGCGACCTGCAGCCCATCAGCaggacttctctttttctccctcccgccctcccccaCCAAGATTTTCCAATTGCAGCAAGCGCGGCAGCCCTCCGGCATCCTCACCCGACCACAGAGGCTGCATTTTATACCCTGTTactcaaaattaaagaaaacaagactgaCAACACGTAGAGATGCAGAATAAGCACACAGGGATTCaggaggaggagctgctcagcagcagcagcctggtccATGTTTTTGTGACCCCCCTTGCCCACACCCCCTGTTCCAGGCACCTCCCAAAGCGTGAGCATTACACCAATCCCAAAGTCAAGGCATTTTAGCACAAACACAGAAGACATCCTCAATGAGTAGCAAAGGAGAAGTGTTCTTATTTGGAAAAATGCCTCATGACAGAAATTGGCTGCTCTTACTCAAATTGTCCAGCCACTTTTCAGCCGGAGAACCAACACACACGACTCAAGAACACAGGAATGGGGCAGCCCACGGTGGGCGTGATGCTTAGAAATACAGGCAGCCTCTCATTTCTTGATATACTGGAGACACTGGAAAGTCCTGGTGAGAGAACGAGGGCTCTGTAGGCTTTGGAGGAGCACTCAGCTGGGCCCAAAACCAGAGGAGACCTCAGGCACAGCCCTGTAGCATCCCCTTTACCATCACGGGTGCATttacccagcccctcctcacctcccgCCCACAAGCTCTCAGTCTCTGGTGGCAATCAGAGAACTATAGACCCGTGTTTCCTCTTGTCACTGTCAGATCACTTTCATTTCCATCAGACAAACAtgtgagaaagggaagaagctCCGCTGGGGACATTTTAATTGTGTTACCATGACCCCAGTTCAAGTCTCCTGCAAGCTAAGCTCCAGCCTTTTCGTTTCTCTGCCAAAGCTGTCCCGCCCTCACTTTTCAATCTATACGACTATAGGGCATCTTGGTCAACGGACCGTCTGAGGGAGAGAGGCAGCTGCCCCGCACCGAAAGGCAATCCCAGAGCTACGGTGACAACCCAGCCACCACTGCCAGGGGCACACGTGGTCCAGAGCTCTGGCAAGGAACTCGCTCTTCTCCTTTGCTAAGGAAAATGCCACGTAGCGCCTTGCCACCAGCTGAGACCTGAGCTGTCCGTGCTGTGAAGGACAATAAATCAGTGATAATAAATCAGATTGGGAGGGCTGGGTCTCCACCACCGACTGCCCCTACCgtagtggggggggtgggggctcagGCACTTCTTCTGAGCCACCAGGAAAACCCTTTCCTAACTGACTCGCAGCCACGAGATCTGGTTAATCCCTATTTTAACACCCTTCGGACTCACAGAATTCACCACGTGGTCTTTAAAGACAACCCACGCTGTAAATACACAGGAGCCTGTTGTACCGGGTaggaagattattatttttattttcacaccaGAACACCTGTAAAGGCGCAGGCGACTCCTTCCAGCTGCCGTGCCCCGCTGCCGCAGCACCACGCTAGGCACTTCCAGCCTAACGAACCCTGCATTTCCTGCTAATTAGCCCGCTGTTCTGACTTGCCCAGGACCAGGGCAGCACAGAATGACGTTTGGCAAGACACCCCTGCCAACAGCTGCCGAAGGCTGGCACCGCTCCTCCCTGTCCAAGCTCAAGTCTCCCAGCAAACTCTTCATAGGAAATTAGATGGTGTCACCTGGaggcagcccctctcccaccggGTGCCGGCACGGGAGAGCCCCAGGGACCCAGCCTGACATCCCACCCAGCCCATGGCCCTCACCCGGCCACAGCTTCGCTCTGTAACAGACGCTGAGCGCCTCAGCCAGAGCCACGGCATGCTCCGTGTGTGGAGGAGAGACTGCCAGGCAGACTGCCCAACTAACAGCCTCCAGGTGCACTGGAGAGAAATTTCTCTGCAATTAATTACCCAAATTTAATTTGCAAGAAGGAATTGGCCTGGCTGTAACACAGCCCACCCTGGTCTTGCTTTTCACCAGCGTAGCTCCGTACCTACGGCACGATGGCCACCACCACGCCAGCGTTAGACACCCTCGTGTTTGAGCCCGACCTGTTGGGTTtgggcggcggcagcagcagcatgccGGGCAAGGGCACTCTCTCACGGAATGATGTTTTTCATCGAAACGAAGCGGGCAGCCCCGGCGGGCAGCAGCAGACCCTGCTGAGCGCCGGGTCCTGCTGGCAGGGGACCatcccgcctgcacccacggctGAGGAGCGGGCAGGAGGACAGCAGGGTCCTGGCAGGGCACCGGCATCGCCGTGAGCTGGCACCTCGTGATGGCGGGACGGGGGGGAGCTGGGCGGTGAGTCAGACCCCACGCTCAGTTTTTTCCCCCCACGTGTGACCCGAGAGCGCCGTGCCCCGGCCATGGCTCCCTCCCggcttctccccacaccgggCCCTGCCGGGTTACACTTTCCCCGGTTTGGGGGAGCCCGGAAAGGCCCCAACCTGCCCTCGGGGCAGCTCCGGAAGCACAGCCCCGACAgcccccgcccagccccggggcagcggaCACGGTTAAACGCTACGGGGGAGGCAGATGTGACCCCAACACCCGGCCCCCTCCGGCGGCCTCTCGGCGCAGGGAGGCCCGGGACGGTGCAGACCATCCCCTCAGTGCGCCAGTACCCCCTTCCCGCTGCACCGGTACCCCCCCGCTCCTGGTGCCCGTACTCCACCCCCCCAGTACCGGTCCTCACCTGccgggcgccgcccgccgccccggggccggtACCGTTGAGCAACGGGGTGGTCTCACCCGCCCGCTCGTCCTCCTCCTCGTCGTCGTCGCGGTCGCGACCGGACCACGAGACCTTCTTGGCGACGTTGGCCATGCGGGGCGGCGGCAGGACACCTCCGCCGGCCCCCTGCCTCACCGGCCGGTCATGTGACCACCGCCCTCACGTGAGCGCTacggcggccggcgggggccgTCCCGCCCCGCATGGCACCATGGGAGTTGTAGTCCGGCCTGCaagccttcccccctccccaacacccgGAGCCGCCCAAAGCCCGACCGAGCAGCCCCCCCCCGGTGCGTGGAGGGGGACGGGCACACGGGACACAGGGCACCTGCTCCGGCAGCGCTGGCTCACTCCCTCCCGGTCACGGGCTTTTCCGTGCTACAGCTTCCCCCGGCTCTGAGTCAGTGGCAGCCGGGGTGGCGGGGGACAGGCCGGGGTCACACCAGCTCCTGCCCGGCTGGAGGCCGCACCGAGCATTACAGTGAGGAGCGAGAGCAGAAATAAAGCAGTTTCCTCTGAACCAGAGCATTTTAATAGGAACGATGGGGTTGTACATCCTCTGGTGGCAGGAGCTGACTGCCTCCTGGCTTTGGGACAGGCCAGGGACTGCATCCCCTCCGCCACACTGGCTGTAaccccttctccttttccccacctcccGTGGTCCCAGGCCTGAGGTGCCCCCTCTGCCTGGTGTCCCCTCACCCCGGGAGGACACGGCTTGTCCTGGCCGGGCACCGTGAGCCAGCCCTGAGCACCGTTCCCGCTGCTGGGCTCGTCACAGGCAGTGCTGAAGGCAGGGACACGCCACCCTCCGCACCCCGCCCTGCAGGGAAGCATCGGCCAGCGTGAGGAGGGGGCCAcggggcagcccccggccggTCGCCATGCtggccacctccccgggcaggagAGCCCGGCTCCAGAGGGCCAAGCTGGCCAGGTGACCCATGAAGGCTTCTGTGGAGCCAAAGCCCCCGTCGGGGTGCTTCCGCTCCCGGCCCAGCACCAGCGAGCCACCAGCGGGAATTTGATAGCCCTGCCGGAAGCCAGAGCCGGCGGCCAGCAGCCGCCTGTCCACGTAGAAGCGGTACTGGCCCTGGCCTGAGGACCAGGTGAAGCAGAGGTGGTGCCACTTGCCATCCAGGAGCGGCATCACCGGCAGCTGCCGAAATTCCCCATCCCCAATGACGAAGCGCGCGGAGTCAGGAAGGTCCCCAGCATGGCCACGCAGGGCCAGCTCGCTGCCACTGTCCTCGGTGGCGTAGGAGAGGAGGGCACCgaggcggggggctggggtggccaGCCAGGCACAGAGCGACAGCGCCCGCAGCCCCCGGTGTGGCCCCGGCCCCAGGATGGCCATGTTCTCAGTGGAGGTGTTGGGGAAGAGCAGGATGGCACCAGTGTGGCAGGCTGGGGAGGTGGGCACCGGGGGTCCATACCTCCCCTCTTCTGGCTGCTGGGGGTCCGGTGGCTGATCCTGGACAACCACCAGCATGGTGGGGAGTGCCGGTGCAATGGCTTGGACTCCTGGTGCTGTCTCATGGGGAGGCTCTGTGTCCTTCCTGGGTGTTCCACCAGGCCCAGCATCATCCAGCAGCTGGTgaccctcctcctgctgccgctgccgctgccgccgccttgCCTTTGGGCGccgagggctggggc from Numenius arquata chromosome 14, bNumArq3.hap1.1, whole genome shotgun sequence encodes the following:
- the PTX4 gene encoding pentraxin-4, whose translation is MAGMALPLCLLLAAILPGGLTQARPGPLLLRLRRLEEQFRRLQEVTLSHLQSIAGNYNISYNIDERFRALAEQVEVATTARAALGAELARLATTGRRLHRRLKRLEGTVGALSPHRPLTHPLGAPAEAGTELHNLPDTAQRQGSQLKQEIRGWVATSSPSPRRPKARRRQRQRQQEEGHQLLDDAGPGGTPRKDTEPPHETAPGVQAIAPALPTMLVVVQDQPPDPQQPEEGRYGPPVPTSPACHTGAILLFPNTSTENMAILGPGPHRGLRALSLCAWLATPAPRLGALLSYATEDSGSELALRGHAGDLPDSARFVIGDGEFRQLPVMPLLDGKWHHLCFTWSSGQGQYRFYVDRRLLAAGSGFRQGYQIPAGGSLVLGRERKHPDGGFGSTEAFMGHLASLALWSRALLPGEVASMATGRGLPRGPLLTLADASLQGGVRRVACPCLQHCL